From Paenibacillus graminis, a single genomic window includes:
- a CDS encoding IS4 family transposase, which produces MNTYASSLKQKLTSLIREMSATPAPYVKNPDKDFTRKIKLPFETVMLLLFSMGGNSLYKELLESQGYDANTATTSAFVQQRNKILPSAVEFLFHKFTQSHTDLKRYRGYRLLAIDGSDLHFATDPTDSDTYFQSQSVARGYNLLHLNAAHDLCNRLYVDAIVQSRRLNNERKALAAMVDRSCIKGKTIVIADRGYESYNNFAHIERKGWNYVIRVKDLASSGILSGLRLPLGGEFDRDIHLTLTKKQTTEVKVHPEIYKFVPSTSTFDFLDLQERLFYPMSFRVVRFVLPNGTYETVITNLSDADFPPDELRSIYNLRWGIETSFRALKYTVGLTNFHAKRRESVIQEIFARMIMYNFAEMMTSHVVISQKANQHHYQVNFTVAVHVCRHFLRSRDVGPPPDVEALIQRNVLPIRPIRPGQQNTRKIRYKSSVSFVYRVA; this is translated from the coding sequence ATGAATACTTACGCGAGTTCACTAAAACAAAAGCTGACATCCCTCATACGAGAAATGTCAGCAACACCAGCACCTTATGTCAAAAACCCTGATAAAGATTTTACTCGAAAGATAAAGTTGCCCTTTGAAACGGTTATGCTGCTCCTTTTCTCTATGGGCGGTAACAGCCTATACAAGGAACTTTTGGAATCGCAAGGCTATGACGCCAACACAGCAACCACTTCTGCTTTTGTGCAACAGAGAAATAAGATTCTGCCATCTGCTGTGGAGTTCTTGTTTCACAAATTTACGCAATCGCACACGGATCTCAAGCGCTACCGAGGGTATCGCTTACTTGCCATTGACGGTTCGGATTTGCATTTTGCCACTGACCCTACGGATTCAGACACCTATTTTCAAAGTCAATCTGTAGCAAGAGGCTATAATTTGCTGCATTTAAATGCAGCCCATGATCTTTGCAACAGACTTTACGTGGACGCGATTGTTCAGTCACGAAGATTAAATAACGAGCGAAAGGCACTGGCGGCTATGGTTGACCGTTCCTGCATCAAGGGAAAAACCATTGTAATTGCCGATCGAGGTTATGAAAGTTACAACAATTTTGCGCATATTGAACGCAAGGGATGGAACTATGTCATACGGGTAAAGGATTTAGCTTCCAGTGGTATTCTTTCGGGCTTACGCTTGCCCTTGGGCGGAGAGTTTGATCGGGATATTCATCTAACCCTCACTAAAAAACAAACCACAGAGGTTAAAGTACATCCCGAGATTTACAAGTTTGTTCCTTCGACGTCTACCTTTGATTTTTTGGATTTGCAGGAACGCCTATTTTACCCGATGTCCTTTCGGGTTGTTCGTTTCGTCCTGCCAAATGGCACATATGAAACCGTCATTACGAATCTATCTGACGCCGATTTCCCACCCGATGAACTTAGGTCCATCTATAACCTGCGATGGGGAATTGAAACCTCGTTCAGAGCATTAAAATACACCGTCGGTCTGACGAATTTTCACGCAAAGAGACGAGAGTCCGTCATCCAAGAGATTTTCGCAAGAATGATCATGTACAATTTTGCAGAAATGATGACCTCGCACGTCGTCATTTCCCAAAAAGCTAACCAGCACCACTACCAAGTCAACTTCACGGTTGCCGTTCACGTTTGTAGACATTTCCTGCGCTCAAGAGACGTTGGACCCCCGCCCGATGTTGAAGCACTGATTCAAAGAAACGTTTTGCCGATTCGACCCATTCGACCAGGACAGCAGAATACGCGCAAAATCCGTTACAAATCATCTGTTAGCTTCGTCTACAGAGTAGCATAA
- a CDS encoding ADP-ribosylglycohydrolase family protein — translation MSNLDSVIYDKYYGSFIGAVVGDSLGWPQEDRSNRIGGGNLQPSHILKEWKRKSGGRYQPYEESIQAGSYSDDGQLLIATARSLRYGDNWSRHFTKVELPAWLLYERGGGGATKRAAEKLSNGIVPWKLDKLKDEEVISYFNAGGNGVTMRILPHAFLSHDNLIRISQDVIKNGISTHGHPRALLSAILYAYAVHYLSHKSDSLKYGEVISYLIDNVKAWSEFPKLNKMDEWFEAAQFATKYKYLDVWAQTTNELIDGLRIIHKALKSGMMDNTQETLLMLNCFDKRIRGAGTVATLVSLYMASKYATNPLNGLIETAFMRNADTDTNASMVGGLLGAIHGSDWIINEWGGLQDFAYIQKLINGQGAVVNEESTVNFWSSRENERIKKELLQVSIGETFKFGPFEKVELKEKKSNKTFTDSINVSTYKLISDEGQCIYIKSITKNSAKVPKQKNIVSDKKIEKTGEVVDQEQFDFKFNDIKKVEKQSKSNVSSNHEYFLSTKQLMDITRLLPSRMTANKAIPILIDLYTEIELKKKKQESVGEFFTKEVINKFKSKIDEEVLIKMVNYFSESEK, via the coding sequence ATGAGTAATTTAGATTCTGTTATTTATGATAAATATTATGGCTCGTTTATTGGAGCGGTTGTGGGAGATTCTTTAGGATGGCCACAAGAAGATCGTAGTAATCGAATAGGTGGAGGGAATCTTCAACCATCGCACATCTTGAAGGAATGGAAAAGAAAAAGCGGAGGGAGATACCAACCTTACGAAGAAAGTATTCAAGCTGGTTCTTACAGCGACGATGGTCAGTTGCTTATTGCAACTGCGAGAAGCTTACGCTATGGAGACAACTGGTCTAGACACTTTACTAAAGTAGAATTACCAGCCTGGTTGCTTTATGAACGTGGAGGTGGCGGCGCAACAAAACGAGCTGCTGAAAAGCTAAGTAATGGTATTGTCCCCTGGAAATTAGATAAGCTGAAGGATGAAGAAGTTATTAGCTATTTTAATGCTGGTGGTAACGGCGTTACCATGAGAATACTCCCTCACGCTTTTCTTTCTCACGATAACTTAATTCGCATTTCTCAAGACGTTATTAAAAATGGGATTTCTACGCATGGTCATCCACGTGCATTATTAAGTGCAATTCTTTATGCGTATGCTGTCCATTATTTGAGTCATAAAAGCGATTCACTAAAATATGGTGAAGTTATATCATACCTTATTGATAATGTGAAAGCATGGAGTGAATTTCCTAAATTAAATAAAATGGACGAATGGTTTGAAGCAGCGCAATTTGCGACTAAATACAAATATCTTGATGTTTGGGCACAAACAACTAATGAATTGATAGATGGTTTAAGAATAATTCATAAGGCCTTAAAGTCGGGGATGATGGACAATACTCAGGAAACGCTCCTTATGTTAAATTGCTTTGATAAGCGCATTCGTGGTGCAGGTACAGTTGCTACTTTAGTATCATTGTATATGGCTTCAAAATATGCAACTAATCCATTAAATGGTTTAATAGAAACCGCATTTATGAGAAATGCGGATACTGATACTAATGCTTCTATGGTCGGTGGATTACTCGGTGCGATTCATGGATCAGATTGGATTATTAATGAATGGGGCGGTTTGCAGGACTTTGCCTACATACAAAAGTTGATAAATGGGCAAGGTGCTGTGGTTAATGAAGAATCTACGGTTAACTTTTGGAGTTCAAGAGAAAATGAAAGAATAAAAAAAGAACTATTACAAGTATCAATAGGAGAAACTTTTAAATTCGGTCCATTCGAAAAAGTCGAATTAAAAGAAAAAAAATCAAATAAAACATTTACTGATAGCATTAATGTATCTACTTATAAATTAATTTCTGACGAAGGACAATGCATCTATATTAAGAGTATCACAAAGAATTCTGCTAAGGTCCCAAAACAAAAGAATATTGTAAGTGATAAAAAAATAGAAAAAACTGGAGAAGTAGTTGATCAGGAGCAGTTTGATTTTAAATTTAATGATATTAAAAAAGTTGAGAAGCAATCGAAAAGTAATGTTAGTTCTAACCATGAATATTTTTTATCAACTAAACAGCTCATGGATATAACAAGATTGCTACCATCTAGAATGACAGCCAATAAAGCAATTCCGATTTTAATTGACTTATACACGGAAATTGAATTAAAAAAGAAAAAGCAAGAATCAGTTGGTGAATTTTTCACGAAAGAGGTAATTAATAAATTTAAATCAAAGATTGATGAAGAAGTATTAATCAAAATGGTAAACTATTTTTCTGAAAGTGAAAAATAA
- a CDS encoding dsDNA nuclease domain-containing protein, whose amino-acid sequence MSLANYMNLPYELSGSMSKNRFRNEMLWGLKKVFEVYKTDNDFTIVFDYKCDVEFHMANGKFEFYQLKTQKDNGAYKINKLIKPNKSGDSVLGKLYLLKYGVDEQEQDDVIIALVSNAPFSDGEKVHTDTESLDFLSISNKACTEIKKAITNELARSETINLKNSYFIRTSMDLINPERTLIGELSLFFEEVFYSEAKKINSLYRLLYAEISSKASYELRIDDYKELLKRKGISKDELTLLFRKYYDNTDTAISKAKDYISNKFTDNFKMRVEMNKSLNQVLIQLPGNKIMQKFEQEIVQFIHGNLQNLPNDDFEIVEFVSKSMNFDEVPIEMSLSDMKMLIVVVLKRYEEGMYEKIGN is encoded by the coding sequence TTGTCTTTGGCGAATTACATGAATTTACCATATGAACTTTCAGGTTCAATGTCGAAAAATAGATTTCGAAATGAAATGTTATGGGGCTTGAAAAAAGTTTTTGAAGTATATAAAACAGATAATGATTTTACTATCGTCTTTGATTATAAGTGTGATGTTGAATTCCATATGGCAAATGGTAAATTTGAGTTTTATCAATTAAAAACTCAAAAGGATAACGGGGCATATAAAATTAATAAGCTTATAAAGCCAAACAAATCCGGCGACTCAGTATTAGGAAAGTTATATTTGCTGAAATATGGTGTGGATGAGCAGGAGCAAGATGATGTTATTATTGCACTTGTGTCTAACGCTCCATTTTCAGATGGTGAGAAAGTACATACAGATACCGAAAGCTTAGATTTTTTAAGTATCTCTAATAAGGCATGTACTGAGATCAAGAAAGCTATTACAAATGAGTTGGCTAGGTCAGAAACGATAAATTTAAAAAATTCATATTTTATTCGAACAAGTATGGATTTAATAAATCCAGAAAGAACATTGATTGGAGAATTGTCTTTATTTTTTGAAGAAGTTTTTTATTCAGAAGCAAAAAAAATAAATTCTCTTTATAGACTATTATATGCAGAGATTTCGTCAAAAGCGTCATACGAATTAAGAATAGATGACTATAAGGAATTGTTAAAGAGAAAAGGGATTTCTAAAGACGAGCTAACATTGCTTTTTAGGAAATATTACGACAATACTGACACTGCAATAAGTAAGGCAAAGGATTATATATCAAATAAATTTACTGATAATTTTAAGATGAGAGTCGAAATGAACAAATCTTTAAATCAAGTATTAATTCAACTCCCTGGGAATAAAATCATGCAAAAATTCGAGCAAGAAATTGTACAGTTTATACATGGAAATCTTCAAAATCTTCCAAATGATGACTTTGAAATTGTGGAATTTGTTTCGAAATCAATGAATTTTGATGAAGTCCCGATAGAAATGAGTTTAAGCGATATGAAAATGCTTATCGTAGTTGTTCTGAAAAGATACGAGGAGGGCATGTATGAAAAGATTGGAAATTAA
- a CDS encoding SDR family NAD(P)-dependent oxidoreductase, which translates to MSTNEGRFSGKVALITGASRGMGAEIAKKLAAGGAEFIGVHYATNRDAALKVVEELKALGTKSVALEAELNTGIAGVNMLWSAFEEAVRSEMGSVQLDILINNAGIAPDIPFEETSVETFEDVINVNLKAPYFLIQAASPFIRNDGRIINLSTGFTRVAGPTRSIYAASKGAIETLTLALAPLFAAKGITVNAVRPGVTATDMNKDWLADPAVYAEAASMSAFGRIGATEDVADIVVFLSSEEARWITG; encoded by the coding sequence ATGTCGACGAATGAAGGAAGATTCAGTGGTAAGGTTGCTTTGATTACAGGAGCAAGCCGCGGGATGGGGGCTGAAATAGCTAAAAAATTAGCTGCAGGCGGAGCGGAATTTATAGGCGTTCATTACGCAACGAATAGAGATGCGGCTTTGAAGGTTGTTGAAGAACTTAAGGCGCTGGGCACAAAGTCGGTAGCTCTGGAAGCAGAATTAAACACGGGTATTGCCGGTGTTAACATGCTTTGGTCCGCTTTTGAAGAGGCTGTCCGTTCAGAGATGGGTTCTGTGCAATTGGACATCCTGATCAATAACGCAGGGATTGCACCGGACATTCCTTTCGAAGAAACGTCGGTAGAAACGTTTGAAGATGTCATTAATGTTAACCTTAAAGCTCCTTACTTTCTTATTCAAGCAGCCAGCCCGTTTATACGGAATGATGGGCGGATCATTAACCTTTCAACGGGCTTTACTCGAGTGGCTGGTCCAACGCGTTCTATTTATGCGGCTTCCAAAGGAGCTATTGAGACACTTACCTTGGCCTTGGCTCCCCTTTTTGCAGCAAAAGGTATTACAGTTAATGCAGTAAGGCCGGGAGTTACGGCTACGGATATGAACAAGGATTGGCTCGCTGACCCGGCAGTTTACGCTGAAGCAGCTTCAATGTCTGCTTTTGGAAGAATTGGTGCCACTGAGGACGTTGCAGATATCGTTGTATTTCTATCCTCTGAGGAAGCGCGATGGATCACGGGGTAG
- a CDS encoding 3'-5' exonuclease — protein sequence MALPPADGKQREVLALPVGGHTVVLGTAGGGKTLMAIKRAAFLAELCSKNERVLLVTFNKALVAYFKSISDNELKKVDVRNYHKFAIGYLNSRNLMGFNVIAPAYDRHRFTKTDLIKKALSELKSSDPSITTFQRDVNVFIEEINWIQKMGIRTLNEYEEVERVGRSGTRILRNNRKYFWAVLEHYMELRSKKGYKYDLEDLASYVEDELEQDTSNRYYKHIVIDEGQDFSPTMLRSLTKAIPSDGSIIFFGDVAQQIYGGRISWRNAGFKIKDIWYFEQNYRNTKEIAALGLAISKSKYFQGVADMVEPSSPKAEGVLPAVIKFTDEKKEILYHIERAKKEFATQTVGILVRSRKDVDNIVAFLRIARANYQVLHGDMNGFSLTSGISVGTYHSAKGLEFDTVILPYFTKEKLPDSERIIALEDEEEAMSEEVKLIYVAVTRARRGLIISYTGELTELLPTNENDLYQEFTI from the coding sequence ATGGCGCTTCCTCCAGCAGATGGTAAACAAAGAGAAGTTCTTGCTCTTCCCGTGGGCGGTCATACTGTGGTTTTAGGAACTGCAGGCGGCGGTAAAACATTAATGGCAATAAAGAGAGCTGCTTTCTTAGCAGAGCTATGTAGTAAAAATGAAAGGGTTTTATTAGTTACTTTTAATAAGGCGCTTGTCGCTTATTTTAAATCTATTTCTGATAATGAATTAAAGAAAGTAGATGTTAGAAACTACCACAAGTTTGCAATTGGTTACTTAAATAGTAGAAATCTTATGGGGTTCAATGTAATAGCACCTGCTTATGATAGGCATAGGTTTACTAAAACAGACCTAATTAAAAAAGCTCTTTCTGAATTAAAAAGTAGTGACCCTTCAATCACAACATTTCAACGTGACGTTAATGTCTTTATTGAGGAAATTAATTGGATACAAAAGATGGGGATTAGAACTCTGAATGAATATGAAGAAGTTGAAAGAGTTGGTAGAAGTGGAACTAGAATACTACGAAATAACAGAAAATACTTTTGGGCAGTTCTTGAACACTATATGGAATTAAGATCTAAGAAAGGATATAAATATGACCTTGAAGATTTAGCTTCATATGTTGAAGATGAGCTAGAGCAAGATACCTCAAATCGTTACTATAAACATATAGTTATAGATGAAGGTCAAGATTTCTCTCCAACAATGTTGCGTTCTTTAACGAAAGCGATACCTTCGGACGGGAGCATTATCTTTTTTGGGGATGTAGCACAGCAGATTTATGGTGGAAGGATCTCCTGGCGAAATGCAGGTTTTAAAATAAAAGATATTTGGTATTTTGAACAAAATTACCGTAATACTAAAGAAATTGCAGCTCTTGGGCTGGCGATTTCTAAGTCGAAATATTTTCAGGGCGTTGCTGATATGGTTGAGCCATCATCACCTAAAGCTGAAGGTGTTCTTCCGGCAGTAATTAAGTTTACTGATGAGAAGAAAGAGATCTTGTATCACATTGAAAGAGCGAAAAAGGAGTTTGCCACGCAGACTGTTGGTATATTAGTTCGGAGTCGAAAAGATGTTGATAATATTGTTGCCTTTTTGAGAATCGCTAGAGCGAATTATCAAGTTCTTCATGGAGATATGAATGGTTTTAGTTTAACCTCTGGTATCTCTGTTGGGACATATCACTCAGCAAAAGGTCTAGAATTTGATACTGTTATTTTGCCGTATTTTACAAAAGAGAAGCTTCCAGATTCTGAACGAATCATTGCTTTGGAAGATGAAGAAGAGGCAATGTCGGAAGAAGTAAAGTTAATATATGTAGCAGTAACAAGGGCGCGAAGAGGTCTCATCATTTCATACACAGGAGAACTTACGGAATTGTTACCAACAAATGAAAATGACTTATATCAGGAGTTTACAATATGA
- a CDS encoding helix-turn-helix domain-containing protein: protein MENNVYTETGKRIREARERKSLTQQELGDLVGLKRTSITNIESGRQKFMFHMIYEFSTALGVPLQELIPEKSDLISNESLLPKFKNLDKDAADFLDSILTKSKQKLELGDDSYEK from the coding sequence TTGGAAAACAATGTGTATACAGAAACTGGAAAGCGTATACGTGAAGCTCGGGAACGCAAAAGTTTGACTCAGCAAGAATTAGGTGATCTTGTTGGACTCAAGAGAACATCCATAACCAACATAGAAAGTGGTCGTCAAAAATTCATGTTTCATATGATATATGAATTCTCAACAGCATTGGGGGTACCTCTCCAAGAATTAATTCCAGAAAAATCTGATCTTATTTCAAACGAATCACTTTTGCCTAAATTTAAAAATTTAGATAAAGATGCTGCTGACTTTTTAGATTCTATTCTGACTAAATCGAAACAAAAATTAGAACTTGGTGATGATAGTTATGAGAAATGA
- a CDS encoding ImmA/IrrE family metallo-endopeptidase, whose product MRNEEIEALANNLIKKLNINKLPIPVEVIPKHLNIELQYESFDGQIDGLLYRDEDSEQYVIGVNSKHLPNRRRFTIAHEIGHFLLHHGESIYVDGGSFQVNFRDSESSKGANIEEIEANLFAAALLMPEELVKETVMKRLKNGIDFLHESEELDKIANDFKVSVQALCIRLGRLGYTF is encoded by the coding sequence ATGAGAAATGAAGAAATTGAAGCTTTAGCAAATAACTTAATAAAAAAACTCAACATAAACAAATTACCTATTCCAGTAGAAGTAATACCGAAACACTTAAATATTGAATTACAATACGAATCTTTTGATGGACAAATTGATGGCTTACTTTACCGCGATGAGGATAGTGAGCAATACGTCATTGGAGTTAATTCTAAACATCTTCCAAATCGTAGGCGTTTTACAATAGCTCATGAAATTGGACATTTCTTATTGCATCATGGTGAGTCGATTTATGTTGATGGAGGTAGTTTTCAAGTTAATTTTCGTGATTCAGAATCATCAAAAGGAGCTAATATTGAGGAAATTGAAGCTAATTTATTTGCTGCCGCCTTACTCATGCCTGAAGAATTAGTTAAAGAAACAGTTATGAAACGTTTAAAAAATGGAATTGACTTTCTTCATGAATCAGAGGAACTTGATAAAATAGCTAATGACTTCAAGGTAAGTGTTCAAGCATTATGCATTCGTTTAGGAAGGCTAGGATATACATTTTAA
- a CDS encoding VirB4 family type IV secretion system protein has protein sequence MRHEQKDAGVNSSLLNVITPMGLEFSRNSLIIGEQAAKLYGVIQYPPKANVGWLSALTNLPSTMVSIGFQPIDNSALISSISKSITQNRSTADNAKDALTRQRAEKAAIDGESIMLQIDQNGETVGLMNVLVMPFTNDDKLFARTCRRVENTFSLMRCKIRTLAHLQKESLQQLSPMYPAQETIENILNKIMPMSTFVGGFPFASSGFNDGTGYYLAKDSSGGLIIIDPWKRGGDRTNSNIVVMGVAGVGKSTAVKHVALSEYMKGTKIIFIDPESEYKELCQQLGGDWINAGGGSLGKINPLQIRPAPRDEDGEEYPLYKDEGNGMSDMALHLKNLEIFFNLYLPDLNMMQLAVLKQCLIELYNQFNITWTTNITTLHSTDFPTFSDLYTLLQLKEQALGDQIYKELVLLLFDIANGGDSFLWNGHSTIQTRSRCICLDTHSLQNTSENIKRTQYFNLLSWCWEQMSQDRTERVLLICDETYLMIDPKVPQSLVFLRNVEKRARKYEAALAIVSHSVVDFLAPEIKMYGQALLDIPCIKILMGTDGKNLQDTKELYNLTDAEEELLASKKREHALLMIGSKRIHAHFEIPDYKFSYMGSAGGR, from the coding sequence ATGCGGCATGAACAAAAAGATGCGGGCGTGAACAGTTCGCTACTTAATGTAATAACACCTATGGGGTTGGAGTTTTCGCGTAATAGCTTGATCATTGGAGAGCAAGCTGCGAAGCTGTACGGTGTCATTCAATACCCACCAAAGGCTAATGTAGGTTGGCTATCCGCTCTCACTAATTTACCTTCCACCATGGTTTCCATTGGATTTCAACCCATCGACAATAGTGCACTCATCTCATCTATTTCCAAATCCATTACTCAAAACCGCAGCACAGCGGATAACGCCAAAGACGCACTAACCCGGCAACGAGCGGAAAAAGCTGCAATAGATGGAGAAAGCATCATGCTTCAAATTGACCAAAACGGAGAAACCGTCGGGCTCATGAATGTACTGGTCATGCCCTTTACTAATGATGACAAGCTATTTGCACGGACCTGCCGGCGAGTTGAGAATACCTTCAGCCTAATGCGCTGTAAGATTCGTACTCTAGCCCACTTACAGAAAGAGAGTTTGCAGCAGCTATCCCCCATGTATCCAGCGCAGGAAACCATTGAAAACATCTTGAACAAAATCATGCCCATGAGCACCTTCGTTGGGGGATTTCCGTTCGCCAGTAGCGGGTTTAATGATGGCACCGGCTATTATCTGGCTAAAGACTCCAGTGGTGGCCTCATTATCATCGATCCCTGGAAACGCGGTGGCGATCGCACTAATTCTAACATTGTCGTTATGGGTGTAGCTGGAGTTGGTAAGTCCACTGCTGTAAAACACGTTGCACTAAGCGAATATATGAAAGGCACCAAGATCATCTTTATCGATCCGGAATCGGAGTACAAGGAGCTTTGTCAGCAGCTAGGCGGGGACTGGATTAATGCTGGGGGCGGCTCCCTAGGCAAAATTAATCCGCTACAGATCCGGCCAGCTCCGCGGGATGAGGATGGTGAAGAATACCCCCTCTACAAAGATGAAGGAAACGGTATGTCCGACATGGCTCTGCATCTTAAAAACTTGGAGATTTTCTTCAATTTGTACCTTCCCGATTTGAACATGATGCAGCTCGCTGTGCTCAAGCAATGCCTAATCGAACTCTATAACCAATTTAACATCACCTGGACAACCAATATTACTACGCTTCACAGCACCGATTTCCCTACCTTCAGCGATTTGTACACTCTCCTTCAATTGAAAGAGCAAGCTTTAGGCGATCAGATTTACAAAGAGTTAGTACTCCTACTCTTTGACATCGCGAATGGCGGAGACTCATTCCTCTGGAATGGTCACAGCACCATTCAAACCCGTAGCCGCTGCATTTGTTTGGATACACATTCCCTCCAAAACACCAGTGAAAATATTAAGAGAACTCAATATTTCAATCTTCTTTCCTGGTGCTGGGAGCAGATGTCGCAGGATCGAACGGAGCGAGTCCTGTTGATTTGCGACGAAACTTATTTGATGATCGACCCGAAGGTTCCGCAAAGTTTGGTATTTCTTCGCAACGTTGAAAAGCGCGCTCGTAAATATGAAGCTGCATTAGCCATCGTTTCGCACAGCGTTGTTGATTTTCTTGCTCCAGAAATCAAGATGTACGGACAAGCTCTATTGGACATTCCTTGTATTAAAATATTGATGGGGACTGATGGCAAGAATCTTCAGGACACTAAAGAACTGTACAATCTGACGGATGCAGAAGAAGAATTATTGGCGAGCAAGAAGCGCGAACATGCTCTGCTTATGATTGGCTCCAAGCGTATCCATGCCCATTTTGAGATTCCCGATTATAAGTTTTCTTATATGGGATCCGCTGGAGGACGTTAA
- a CDS encoding DarT ssDNA thymidine ADP-ribosyltransferase family protein, with protein sequence MTTSFQKLIQEKGITRLCHFTKSKSFLHIMSNEIGIRANKFFDNEEELLNKNDEFRFDGREDFVCCSIEYPNSWFLKKLIERDKDKFFREWVILLINPNLILDETTHFCQVNAATQSGALIEKDEAGFSKLFARNSPYYKYPRNSRMLSCCPTDGQAEVLIYKNVRRSDIIGVVVPNEKQALEERARINVERQGWDIPIVVAPDLFSNQWSNMARQGIRVSEKPL encoded by the coding sequence ATGACAACTTCTTTTCAAAAATTAATTCAAGAAAAAGGAATCACAAGGTTATGTCATTTTACCAAATCAAAGTCATTCCTTCATATAATGTCCAATGAAATTGGCATTAGAGCAAATAAATTTTTTGATAATGAGGAAGAACTGCTTAACAAGAATGATGAATTTCGATTTGATGGCAGAGAAGATTTCGTTTGTTGTTCAATCGAATATCCAAATTCTTGGTTCTTGAAAAAACTTATTGAACGAGATAAAGATAAGTTTTTTAGAGAATGGGTTATACTACTTATTAATCCCAATCTCATTTTGGATGAAACCACACACTTTTGTCAGGTTAATGCTGCCACTCAAAGTGGAGCTCTTATAGAGAAAGATGAAGCCGGATTTTCAAAGCTATTTGCACGAAACAGTCCATATTATAAATATCCGAGAAATTCTAGGATGCTCTCGTGTTGCCCTACCGATGGGCAAGCTGAGGTTCTAATATACAAAAATGTGCGGCGAAGTGATATCATTGGGGTTGTCGTACCTAATGAAAAACAAGCATTGGAAGAAAGAGCTCGTATTAATGTTGAACGTCAGGGGTGGGATATTCCCATCGTTGTAGCACCGGATTTATTTTCTAATCAATGGAGTAATATGGCAAGGCAAGGGATAAGAGTATCGGAAAAGCCTTTATGA
- a CDS encoding TetR/AcrR family transcriptional regulator, with translation MGRNREFDIDQALDAALCVFWKKGYEGTSYTDLTQATGVERPALYSAFGNKESLFLRVLERYYEHYHDFFPVALELPTSREVVTRIFRGAAELQTRFPDHKGCLYVHGDLAGSDESEPIRRALVDARADGETSLRDRFERAKQEGDLPENANCTALAAFVMAVLHGMAVQAKAGFSRNMLEAVAEQALSTWPAGSSALSGKSS, from the coding sequence ATGGGACGTAACCGCGAATTCGATATAGATCAGGCACTGGACGCAGCACTTTGCGTGTTTTGGAAAAAAGGGTACGAAGGTACGTCGTACACGGACCTGACGCAGGCTACGGGTGTCGAACGCCCGGCGCTCTATTCCGCGTTTGGCAACAAGGAGTCGTTGTTCCTCCGGGTTCTTGAACGCTATTACGAGCACTACCACGATTTCTTTCCGGTGGCGCTGGAGCTGCCGACCTCGCGGGAGGTGGTAACACGTATCTTTCGCGGGGCGGCCGAATTGCAAACGCGTTTCCCGGATCACAAGGGGTGTCTATATGTCCACGGTGACTTGGCTGGCTCGGATGAATCCGAACCGATTCGACGAGCACTGGTCGATGCACGTGCGGACGGGGAGACTTCCCTGCGTGATCGTTTCGAACGGGCGAAGCAGGAGGGAGATCTGCCGGAGAATGCGAACTGTACTGCGTTAGCTGCATTCGTGATGGCTGTGCTCCACGGTATGGCTGTTCAAGCCAAGGCCGGTTTCAGCCGCAACATGCTGGAAGCTGTTGCCGAACAAGCGCTCTCCACCTGGCCTGCCGGCAGTTCTGCACTGTCTGGAAAGTCTTCCTAA